The following are encoded together in the Anopheles nili chromosome 3, idAnoNiliSN_F5_01, whole genome shotgun sequence genome:
- the LOC128727036 gene encoding alpha-tocopherol transfer protein-like, translated as MRVPTMLSDIEELPSVQLGDYVLRFELEDLTPFGKEVAKNELRETPENRVSAVEELRNLLKEVEGLVVPLDNDDWMIRFLRPCKFYAKSACELIQRYYQFKIKHWDMYNELMPSKEANIFKQNILAVFPNRDQLGRRVLLLELGKTWKHKEVTLDEVFKGCVLFLEAAMLEPETQVHGAVVIFDMDGLTLQQAWQFTPPFAKRIVDWLQDAVPLRIKGIHIINQPKIFNMVFALFKPILREKLRNRIIFHGTDRDSLYNHISKECLPATYGGTVDAPRVQGEQWYELLLKCDNEYKEINNFGYTKQIEELRIKKSKKK; from the exons ATGA GAGTACCAACGATGCTGTCTGACATCGAGGAGCTGCCCTCGGTGCAGCTTGGCGACTACGTGTTGCGGTTTGAGCTGGAGGACCTGACGCCCTTCGGCAAGGAGGTGGCTAAGAACGAGCTGCGTGAAACGCCCGAAAACCGTGTCAGTGCCGTCGAGGAGCTGCGCAACCTCCTTAAAG AAGTGGAAGGCTTGGTAGTGCCGCTGGATAATGACGACTGGATGATCCGATTCCTTCGTCCATGCAAATTCTACGCAAAGAGTGCCTGCGAGCTG ATTCAACGGTACTACCAGTTCAAGATCAAACACTGGGACATGTACAACGAGCTGATGCCGTCGAAGGAAGCGAACATCTTCAAGCAGAACATCTTGGCGGTGTTCCCGAACCGAGACCAGCTCGGACGGCGCGTGCTGTTGCTGGAACTCGGCAAAACCTGGAAGCACAAGGAGGTCACACTGGACGAAGTGTTCAAAGGATGCGTGCTGTTCCTAGAAGCCGCCATGCTGGAACCCGAGACACAGGTTCACGGTGCGGTTGTGATCTTTGACATGGACGGCTTAACGCTCCAGCAGGCCTGGCAGTTTACGCCACCATTCGCCAAGCGTATCGTCGATTGGCTCCAGGATGCCGTGCCGCTGCGGATCAAGGGTATCCACATCATTAATCAGCCAAAGATCTTTAACATGGTGTTCGCGCTGTTCAAGCCGATCCTGCGCGAGAAGCTGCGCAATCGCATCATCTTCCACGGTACCGATCGCGATTCGCTGTACAACCACATCTCGAAGGAGTGCCTTCCGGCCACTTACGGTGGCACGGTTGATGCCCCACGAGTGCAAGGTGAGCAGTGGTACGAACTGCTGCTCAAGTGCGACAACGAGTACAAGGAGATCAATAACTTTGGCTACACGAAACAGATCGAGGAGCTGCGCATTaagaagagcaagaaaaaatga
- the LOC128727034 gene encoding heparin sulfate O-sulfotransferase → MITTKYFFLLISAAGFAVIILYHWFSTKVTLEDKQLTVHFAEGNNAQLMHNSPNYWQTGTAKVEDSTTYRNYDEKFVIIYNRVPKTGSTSFVNLTYDLCKKNAFHVLHINITANMHVLSLPNQLKFVRNITAWDSMKPAFYHGHMAFLDFAKFGMPSKPLYINLIRQPLDRLVSYYYFLRYGDDYRPYLVRHRAGDTMTFDECVARQKPDCDPTNMWLQIPFFCGHHAECWNPGSSWALEQAKRNLVNEYFLVGLTEEMDEFIELLELSLPRLYRGAISHFQKSNKSHLRKTKSKVEPAAETVAKIKESAVWQMENELYEFARDQFHFVQKKLHTPGKNVMQDFMYEKIKPNPNGAAKN, encoded by the exons ATGATAACAACAAAATACTTTTTTCTGCTCATCTCTGCTGCCGGATTTGCGGTCATTATCCTGTATCACTGGTTTTCCACTAAGGTTACTCTTGAAGATAAGCAGCTCACGGTCCACTTTGCAGAAG GCAACAATGCGCAACTGATGCACAACAGCCCCAACTACTGGCAAACAGGCACGGCAAAGGTGGAAGACAGCACGACCTACCGAAATTATGACGAAAAATTTGTGATAATTTACAACCGGGTACCGAAGACTGGTAGCACCAGCTTCGTCAATCTTACATATGATCTGTGcaagaaaaatgcattccacgTACTGCACATTAACATTACCGCAAACATGCACGTACTGTCACTACCAAATCAG CTTAAATTTGTACGAAACATTACCGCGTGGGACAGCATGAAACCTGCCTTCTATCATGGTCACATGGCGTTCTTAGATTTCGCAAA aTTCGGTATGCCATCGAAACCGTTGTACATAAATCTTATCCGGCAGCCACTAGACCGATTGGTTTCCTACTACTACTTTCTGCGGTACGGCGACGACTACCGGCCGTATTTGGTGCGGCACCGAGCTGGCGATACAATGACATTCGACGAATGCGTCGCCAGGCAGAAGCCAGACTGTGATCCCACGAACATGTGGCTACAGATCCCGTTCTTCTGCGGGCATCACGCCGAATGCTGGAACCCGGGCAGCAGCTGGGCGCTCGAGCAAGCCAAGCGCAATCTCGTCAACGAGTACTTCCTCGTGGGTCTAACCGAGGAAATGGACGAATtcatcgagctgctcgagctgtCGCTACCGCGTCTTTACCGAGGCGCGATAAGCCACTTTCAAAAGTCCAACAAGTCCCATctgcgcaaaacaaaatccaagGTCGAGCCGGCCGCCGAAACGGTGGCCAAAATTAAGGAGTCGGCCGTGTGGCAGATGGAGAACGAGCTGTACGAGTTCGCACGGGATCAGTTCCACTTCGTGCAGAAAAAACTGCACACGCCGGGCAAGAACGTGATGCAGGATTTCATGTACGAGAAAATTAAACCCAACCCAAATGGTGCCGCCAAGAACTGA
- the LOC128727032 gene encoding probable RNA polymerase II nuclear localization protein SLC7A6OS, translated as METVIRLKRRVDEDPLNAFVLNCKRQRVEGATVVEEDDSNANAATAGTSTILKFAGTFTQAEGIASHIQNIHKNQAKDALSRVHRPNITSRNRVATKQAAQNNRFKIVNCTRSIANLESEPSDNPVATTIVDVERDVCRLEEPTVGETRMPPLNVATTTDTVAAAITDGTPNSQQQLPYFEENGVNYVYDLYVADTSQNVTPLHYIPDLHDLSVMVCDDPLYSSHRGLDSDDSSDTDTEDSNAENNWRNEYPDEEDANSIGEVDMVRAVEDLDLDGERELSSDEDYVRYDKEDKDSEEEGFAYPRDDGVLYTDDEEDTGDSDMEGVNKEDVRRFGPAYARYKARILREEQRGGNESSSSSSENIYLYD; from the exons ATGGAAACCGTAATACGATTGAAAAGACGAGTGGATGAAGATCCGCTAAATGCATTTGTTCTAAACTGCAAACGACAACGCGTTGAGGGCGCCACCGTCGTCGAGGAAGATGATTCCAATGCGAATGCGGCAACTGCAGGAACTTCGACAATTCTTAAGTTTGCTGGTACATTCACACAG GCTGAAGGAATTGCTTCTCACATACAGAATATTCACAAAAACCAAGCGAAGGATGCACTGTCCCGTGTGCATCGTCCTAACATCACATCCCGGAATCGGGTAGCAACAAAACAGGCGGCACAGAACAACAGGTTCAAGATTGTCAACTGCACGCGCTCGATAGCGAATCTGGAGAGCGAACCGAGCGACAATCCGGTCGCGACCACAATTGTAGATGTCGAGCGGGATGTTTGCCGGCTGGAGGAACCGACGGTCGGCGAGACGCGTATGCCACCGTTGAATGTCGCAACTACAACAGATACCGTGGCAGCGGCAATTACTGACGGAACGCCGAATTCACAGCAACAGCTGCCGTACTTCGAGGAGAACGGCGTGAATTACGTCTACGACCTCTATGTGGCCGACACGAGCCAGAATGTCACGCCTCTTCACTACATCCCCGATCTGCACGACCTCAG CGTTATGGTATGCGACGATCCGCTGTATTCATCGCACCGAGGGCTCGATTCAGACGATTCCAGCGATACGGACACAGAGGATTCAAACGCGGAAAATAACTGGCGCAACGAATATCCCGACGAGGAGGACGCAAACAGTATCGGTGAGGTCGATATGGTACGCGCGGTCGAAGATCTGGATTTGG ACGGTGAACGAGAGCTGTCCTCGGATGAGGATTACGTACGATACGACAAGGAGGATAAGGATTCGGAGGAAGAGGGCTTTGCCTACCCTCGGGACGATGGCGTGCTGTACACGGACGATGAGGAGGATACAGGAGACAGCGATATGGAGGGTGTCAATAAGGAAGACGTCCGGCGGTTTGGTCCTGCATATGCGCGCTACAAAGCCCGGATCCTGCGCGAGGAACAGCGTGGAGGCAACGAGAGCAGCAGCTCCAGCTCggaaaacatttatttgtACGATTAA
- the LOC128723748 gene encoding zinc finger protein ush, protein MITCIQHRSVIDGHRMHPKLYELLRGRSKKFSLGDDEEAGDEQQQQQQQQQQQQQSQNPTDENGDGAIGSNNGNTRSSSTSSNSSSSSSSRSSNGSARSRSNSTTGGMNGAPEGVLTQPGGLPMETDTTDRCPSRSATTPSPMAEDPDRRCDSPPVREIKQEPVSIIERPGSTGSSQGQTPSPTPTAVPMLRLNVALAADPAANPDAKDLKNLGEAAALSEEKQSHHHHHQQQHALNMAIGHPPPGSAPAVLIVRKQSSTIKGPEMGLPVELPPRLPPMYVCGPCGIRFSSASTLEAHQTYYCSHRKDADEPGGGGGGTGAGTSGSGGTTVAGGGAGTGGTGGGTKNAHSGGDGTGEPPSKALKTGKQYACSQCSYSADKKVSLNRHMRMHQSSPSPSPVGAIVNGDDGVMLHQQQQHQQQQQQQLQQQQLQHIQAQAVAAAAAVLHQQQQQQQHQVQQSQGPVPQVDRYCSDCDIRFSSTKTYRAHKQHYCSSRHREGQQSNNSTPKPATHKSGSQSPPDVPKTPPVTASQQPFLALPTNPIIVIPYSLIRGANVIPGLLSSLAPGVANPESACFIFQNGSLQPIAMSLASQAVTAGIVPGGGFEGLAGSHGQTQRTSQTAPGSNTNSNNPQQHPSRGPTPNISNDTNSTGGSSTGEVLKAINKRDNTANKDQPVGSTPLDLSVRRLSPGAIGSLSLRERSLSLSSAVSAADQRLVDYDSLMEGKENLSVSGDSLTPEQIVCAPSLPGSPPLTPSPKRRSNSPRGGGSNATAAAAVAAAAAAVAAGQHALGSSVPGLSISPLTLQQQLMRPLLPADIALRLSAVGDPTVNLNLNILPNAHPLLTKQGVELALRLSSSGGGPTPDGLAKPQISPLLTSISPTGGGGPGGASTPGGPTAAVLSGQTPQIFVKQGDSKCKECNIVFCKYENYLAHKKHYCSARNQDDGESAKVSPPISPQATAPGSNAPGGVGGSVAYQQLICAACGIKFTSLDNLNAHQMYYCPKRIDTNLPVNATGVTTVVTPMQPHKERCSKCKSMHEPGQPCTIAGHGAYKCPICEVISPNSTEARRHMDTHGGVKAFRCTICRYKGNTLRGMRTHIRMHFDKKTNEFNEENFITCILEEDGIEIPPAGAQNAAAMAAVAAAAAAAASHAAIASQKHPGQEHSDGGSPPVAPGILGNGQLVRHQCEFCPYSSSYRINVAKHIKHVHGRERPTAGGSPLIGEGGESLLYNGTSGGEVITTVLSARPPIASTPGLTVASSQIIKTEPKDDAGGGSQDDPDTPDINVDVVLEEPPIKTEIFDPHMPSLSSPPVLMSGGSPVSPGQNLKSKSHPTSVSSSACSPAPGMTDRPTPSPPTSDTCGSSPASHQQPLLPAGPKHCDTCDITFTYANTYIAHKKFYCKAASSVTGAGTNSTGGGSVVAGRRSTSASPSGATSPAVTVAVNRATETSV, encoded by the exons GAGACGATGAGGAAGCCGGtgacgaacagcagcagcagcagcagcagcagcaacagcagcagcaatcacaAAACCCCACGGACGAAAACGGTGACGGTGCGATAGgaagcaacaacggcaacacacgcagcagcagcacaagcagcaacagcagcagtagcagcagcagtagaagcAGTAACGGTAGCGCTAGAAGCAGAAGTAAcagcaccaccggtggtaTGAACGGTGCACCGGAAGGTGTCCTTACCCAACCGGGAGGACTACCGATGGAAACGGATACAACCGATCGGTGTCCTTCGCGATCGGCCACAACACCATCACCGATGGCGGAAGATCCGGACCGCCGGTGTGACTCACCGCCGGTGCGAGAAATCAAGCAAGAACCGGTCAGCATCATCGAGCGGCCGGGTTCAACGGGTTCCTCCCAAGGACAGACACCGTCACCGACACCGACGGCGGTACCGATGTTGCGCTTAAACGTAGCCCTGGCAGCCGATCCGGCGGCCAATCCGGACGCAAAGGATCTCAAAAACCTCGGGGAGGCTGCGGCCCTTAGCGAGGAAAAGCAatctcaccatcaccaccatcaacagcagcacgcTCTCAATATGGCCATCGGTCATCCACCTCCAGGGTCCGCTCCGGCCGTGCTGATCGTCCGTAAGCAATCCTCCACGATTAAAGGACCCGAGATGGGGTTGCCGGTTGAGTTGCCACCCCGGTTGCCACCGATGTATGTGTGCGGACCCTGTGGCATCCGGTTCTCGTCGGCATCAACACTGGAAGCCCACCAAACGTACTACTGCTCGCATCGGAAGGACGCAGACGAGCCAGGaggaggcggtggtggaacCGGAGCTGGAACTTCCGGATCCGGTGGTACGACGGTGGCTGGAGGGGGTGCTGGTACGGGTGGTACGGGTGGGGGCACCAAGAACGCACATTCCGGTGGTGATGGCACTGGTGAACCTCCGTCGAAGGCCCTTAAGACTGGCAAGCAGTACGCCTGTTCGCAGTGTTCGTACAGTGCTGATAAGAAGGTTTCCCTCAACCGACACATGCGCATGCACCAGtcctcaccatcaccatcacccgTCGGTGCGATCGTCAACGGAGATGATGGTGTTAtgctgcaccagcagcagcaacatcagcagcaacagcaacagcaactacagcagcaacagctgcagcacATTCAAGCTCAAGCGgtcgctgctgcagctgcagtgcttcatcagcaacagcagcagcagcaacaccaagtGCAGCAATCGCAGGGACCGGTGCCGCAGGTTGATCGCTACTGTTCCGATTGTGATATACGATTCTCCAGCACGAAGACATATCGCGCACACAAGCAGCATTACTGCAGCTCGCGCCATCGTGAAGG CCAACAGTCTAACAACTCAACACCGAAACCAGCAACGCACAAGTCGGGCTCGCAGAGTCCACCGGATGTGCCGAAAACGCCGCCGGTAACCGCAAGCCAGCAACCTTTCCTGGCGCTGCCCACTAACCCCATCATCGTGATACCGTACTCGTTGATTCGAGGCGCCAACGTCATACCGGGACTGTT ATCCTCGCTTGCACCCGGGGTTGCCAATCCAGAGTCGGCGTGTTTTATATTCCAAAATGGAAGCCTGCAACCGATCGCCATGTCGCTAGCGTCACAAGCCGTCACGGCTGGAATCGTACCGGGTGGTGGCTTTGAAGGACTCGCAGGATCGCACGGTCAAACCCAGCGTACCTCGCAAACCGCACCGGgaagcaacaccaacagcaacaatccGCAACAGCATCCTTCCCGAGGACCTACACCAAACATATCGAACGATACCAACTCCACGGGTGGATCCTCAACGGGTGAAGTTCTGAAAGCGATCAACAAACGAGACAACACCGCAAACAA gGATCAACCGGTCGGATCGACACCACTCGATTTGTCCGTGCGGCGACTTTCGCCTGGTGCCATCGGAAGCTTGAGCCTGCGTGAACGGTCCCTCTCACTATCGTCAGCCGTTTCGGCCGCCGACCAACGACTCGTGGACTATGACAGCCTGATGGAGGGCAAGGAGAATCTCTCCGTCAGCGGAGACTCACTGACGCCGGAACAGATCGTATGTGCGCCATCACTCCCGGGTAGTCCTCCACTGACACCCTCACCAAAACGACGCTCAAACAGTccacgtggtggtggttctAATGCAACGGCAGCCGCAGccgtcgctgctgctgcagctgcagttgcCGCAGGTCAGCACGCCCTCGGAAGTTCCGTTCCGGGTCTCTCAATCTCGCCGTTGACGCTACAGCAGCAGCTTATGCGGCCGTTGCTCCCAGCAGATATCGCCCTGCGCCTATCTGCGGTCGGGGATCCAACCGTTAATCTCAATCTAAACATCCTGCCCAATGCGCATCCGCTGCTAACGAAGCAGGGCGTCGAACTGGCACTTCGGTTGTCATCCTCGGGTGGTGGACCAACTCCGGATGGGTTAGCGAAACCGCAGATATCTCCACTCCTTACCAGCATCTCGCCaacgggtggtggtggtccagGTGGTGCTTCAACCCCTGGAGGACCAACAGCTGCCGTTCTATCCGGTCAAACGCCTCAGATCTTCGTGAAACAGGGTGACTCCAAGTGCAAGGAGTGCAACATCGTGTTCTGCAAGTACGAGAACTATCttgcacacaaaaagcacTACTGTTCGGCACGCAATCAGGACGACGGCGAATCGGCAAAGGTTAGCCCACCAATTTCACCGCAAGCAACGGCACCCGGTTCCAACGCACCCGGTGGAGTCGGAGGTTCCGTCGCGTATCAACAGTTGATTTGTGCGGCATGCGGCATCAAGTTCACCTCGCTGGACAACCTGAACGCCCATCAGATGTACTACTGTCCGAAGCGAATCGACACCAACCTGCCGGTG AATGCCACGGGAGTGACAACCGTGGTGACACCGATGCAACCGCACAAGGAGCGTTGTTCGAAGTGCAAAAGCATGCACGAACCGGGACAACCGTGCACGATCGCTGGCCACGGTGCGTACAAGTGCCCGATCTGTGAAGTCATCAGTCCAAACTCAACGGAAGCCCGCCGGCACATGGACACGCACGGTGGCGTGAAGGCGTTCCGGTGTACGATCTGCCGGTATAAAGGCAACACGCTTCG TGGCATGCGCACTCACATCCGGATGCACTTTGACAAGAAGACGAACGAGTTtaacgaggaaaacttcatcACCTGCATCCTGGAGGAGGATGGTATCGAGATACCGCCGGCTGGGGCACAAAACGCGGCGGCCATGGCTGCTGTTgcggctgccgctgccgctgctgcgTCTCATGCCGCCATCGCGTCCCAGAAACACCCGGGACAGGAGCATTCGGACGGTGGTTCACCTCCGGTGGCACCCGGGATCCTGGGCAACGGGCAGCTTGTGCGACATCAGTGCGAATTTTGTCCGTACAGCTCGAGCTACCGGATCAATGTG GCCAAACATATCAAACACGTACACGGACGGGAACGTCCGACGGCTGGTGGTTCGCCCCTTATCGGTGAAGGAGGTGAATCGTTGCTGTACAATGGAACGAGTGGTGGCGAAGTGATCACAACCGTTCTCTCAGCAAGACCTCCGATCGCCAGCACACCCGGGCTCACGGTAGCCAGTAG TCAAATAATcaaaacggaaccgaaagATGACGCTGGTGGCGGCTCACAGGACGATCCGGATACGCCCGACATTAACGTGGACGTCGTGCTGGAAGAACCACCCATCAAGACGGAGATCTTCGACCCGCACATGCCCTCGCTCAGCTCGCCGCCCGTCCTGATGAGCGGCGGTTCACCGGTTTCACCCGGCCAGAATCTGAAATCGAAATCTCATCCAACGTCggtgtcgtcgtcggcgtGTTCACCTGCCCCGGGTATGACCGATCGGCCCACACCGTCACCACCAACGTCGGATACGTGCGGTTCTTCACCGGCTTCGCACCAGCAGCCATTACTTCCCGCCGGTCCGAAGCACTGTGACACGTGCGATATCACGTTCACGTACGCCAACACGTACATTGCGCACAAGAAGTTCTACTGCAAGGCGGCTTCGTCGGTGACCGGTGCCGGGACGAACTCTACTGGAGGTGGATCCGTTGTTGCTGGCCGGCGGAGTACATCGGCATCACCCAGCGGAGCTACCAGTCCAGCTGTTACAGTTGCGGTCAACCGAGCGACGGAGACATCCGTTTAA